Proteins found in one Ptychodera flava strain L36383 chromosome 16, AS_Pfla_20210202, whole genome shotgun sequence genomic segment:
- the LOC139114254 gene encoding uncharacterized protein translates to MSMTTDIYKKRDTSLANLTTEEDATSHRSTMRGLYVVPVLSVLVIAVTLVKPGSTSTTEATEIATLTQGGGTTVPGVTTPASATGNDTTTDDADATVEMTTAGANSPTKYAIFGLTAVLLPLLGGYYS, encoded by the exons ATGTCCATGACAACTGACATCTATAAAAAGCGTGACACCTCGCTGGCTAATCTCACTACAGAGGAGGACGCCACTAGCCATCGCAGCACAATGAG GGGTCTTTATGTAGTTCCTGTTCTATCTGTGCTCGTAATCGCCGTTACCTTGGTGAAGCCAGGTTCCACAA GCACCACTGAAGCGACAGAGATAGCTACGCTGACGCAAGGTGGCGGAACCACTGTACCTGGCGTTACAACGCCTGCGTCAGCCACAGGCAATGATACAACAACCGATGATGCAGATGCGACTGTAGAAATGACGACTG CTGGTGCAAATAGTCCCACAAAATATGCAATCTTTGGGTTGACGGCAGTGTTATTGCCACTGCTCGGTGGCTATTACTCCTAA